From Micromonospora echinaurantiaca:
TCGTCACCAGCCCGGACCGCAACTTCGTCACCCTCAAGATCACCACCGACGAGGGCATCGTCGGCCTGGGTGACGGCACGCTCAACGGCCGGGAACTGTCCGTCGCCTCGTACCTGCGCGACCACGTCGTCCCGCTGCTGATCGGCCGGGACCCGCACCGCATCGAGGACACCTGGCAGTTCCTGTACCGCTCGGCGTACTGGCGGCGCGGGCCGGTCACCATGGCGGCCATCGCCGCCGTCGACGTGGCCCTGTGGGACATCAAGGCCAAGGCCGCCGGCATGCCGCTCTACCAGCTGCTGGGCGGCGCGTCGCGCACCGGCATCATGGCGTACGGGCACGCGTCCGGCCGGGACCTGCCGGAGCTGTTCGACTCGATCCGCCGGCACCTCGACGACGGCTTCCGGTCCATCCGGGTGCAGACCTCGGTGCCGGGCATCAACGCCGTCTACGGGGTGGCCGCCCAGCCCAGCGCCGACGGCAAGCGCTACGACTACGAGCCGGCGCAGCGCATCCCGCTCCCGGCCGAGGAGGACTGGGACACCCGGGCCTACCTGCGCCACCTGCCCGGCGTCTTCGAGGCGGTGCGCAACGAGTTCGGCCCGGAACTGCCGCTGCTGCACGACGGCCACCACCGGATGACCCCGATCCAGGCCGCCAAGCTCGGCAAGGCGCTGGAGCCGTACGACCTGTTCTGGCTGGAGGACTGCACCCCGGCGGAGAACCAGGAGGCGCTGCGGCTGGTCCGCCAGCACACCACCACCCCGCTGGCCATCGGCGAGATCTTCAACACCGTCTGGGACTACCAGACCCTGATCCGCGAGCAGCTCATCGACTACGTCCGCTCGGCGGTCACCCACACCGGCGGCATCACCGCCATGCGCAAGCTGCTCGACTTCGCCGCGCAGTACCAGATCAAGTCCGGCATCCACGGCCCCACCGACATCTCGCCGGTCGGCATGGCCGCCGCCCTGCACCTGGACCTGGCGATCCACAACTTCGGCATCCAGGAGTACATGCGGCACGGCCCGCTCACCAACGAGGTGTTCCGCCAGTCGTTCACCTTCACCGACGG
This genomic window contains:
- the manD gene encoding D-mannonate dehydratase ManD: MRRTAPPGGTVPSRGPRDRKRPPLAAATPRAERHHPVKITAADVIVTSPDRNFVTLKITTDEGIVGLGDGTLNGRELSVASYLRDHVVPLLIGRDPHRIEDTWQFLYRSAYWRRGPVTMAAIAAVDVALWDIKAKAAGMPLYQLLGGASRTGIMAYGHASGRDLPELFDSIRRHLDDGFRSIRVQTSVPGINAVYGVAAQPSADGKRYDYEPAQRIPLPAEEDWDTRAYLRHLPGVFEAVRNEFGPELPLLHDGHHRMTPIQAAKLGKALEPYDLFWLEDCTPAENQEALRLVRQHTTTPLAIGEIFNTVWDYQTLIREQLIDYVRSAVTHTGGITAMRKLLDFAAQYQIKSGIHGPTDISPVGMAAALHLDLAIHNFGIQEYMRHGPLTNEVFRQSFTFTDGYLHPGEQPGIGVELDETAAAKFPYQPAYLPFNRLKDGTVHDW